The following are encoded in a window of Rhizobium sp. WYJ-E13 genomic DNA:
- the lptG gene encoding LPS export ABC transporter permease LptG, whose translation MIFGTLSRYFFRRYVVTTMWFLVGMSAITFLLDFSETASRISSFPGYTLGGAVLLTAARLPLILQQTIPFVALFVGITVLIGLNRKYELVVTRAAGISVWQFMLPFIAGSLILGVLTVVALNPLAAWGQRQATQFETAWRGQDNAMIRALQVPWLRQISGRDDVIIGAKTVLENGTLLMDAVLIHFDSSGQVILRQDASSAKLEDGYWQLNNVMERKPGEIPVRKVSEQLRTNLKQDFIKERLTAPETIGFFDLSNRIAAAKSFGISTKALETQFNSLLSQPLLLVAMTLIAATVSLKFSRFNQSRSVILGGILSGFMLYVVTVLVKAFGSSGVVPPFVATWIPVIVALALGATILLHQEDG comes from the coding sequence ATGATTTTCGGAACGTTGTCGCGGTATTTCTTCCGCCGGTATGTCGTGACCACGATGTGGTTCCTAGTCGGCATGAGCGCCATCACCTTTCTGCTCGACTTCAGCGAGACGGCGAGTCGCATCTCCAGCTTTCCCGGCTACACGCTGGGTGGTGCTGTGCTGCTCACTGCCGCTCGACTGCCGTTGATCCTGCAGCAGACCATCCCCTTCGTGGCGCTGTTCGTCGGCATTACCGTGCTGATCGGGCTCAACCGGAAATATGAACTCGTCGTCACCCGTGCGGCCGGTATCTCGGTCTGGCAGTTCATGCTGCCTTTTATCGCCGGCTCCCTGATTCTCGGCGTGCTGACGGTGGTGGCGCTCAATCCGCTCGCCGCCTGGGGCCAAAGGCAGGCAACGCAATTCGAAACGGCGTGGCGCGGTCAGGACAATGCCATGATCAGGGCGCTGCAGGTTCCGTGGCTGCGCCAGATCAGCGGCCGGGACGATGTCATCATCGGCGCGAAGACCGTACTGGAGAACGGCACGCTGCTCATGGACGCGGTCCTTATCCACTTTGACAGCAGCGGTCAGGTCATTCTGAGGCAGGATGCCTCATCGGCCAAATTGGAAGATGGTTACTGGCAGCTTAACAACGTCATGGAACGCAAGCCTGGGGAAATCCCGGTGCGTAAGGTTTCGGAACAGCTTCGTACGAACCTGAAGCAGGACTTCATCAAGGAGCGGCTCACAGCGCCGGAAACAATTGGTTTCTTTGATCTTTCCAACCGTATCGCTGCCGCCAAATCCTTCGGAATCTCCACGAAGGCGCTTGAGACTCAATTCAACTCACTGCTGTCGCAGCCGCTGCTCCTGGTGGCCATGACTCTCATTGCTGCAACAGTGTCTCTAAAATTTAGCCGGTTCAACCAGTCACGCTCTGTGATTCTGGGTGGAATCCTTTCAGGCTTCATGCTTTATGTCGTCACCGTGCTTGTAAAGGCATTTGGAAGCAGCGGTGTCGTGCCGCCGTTTGTGGCGACTTGGATACCAGTGATCGTGGCGCTCGCTTTAGGCGCGACGATCCTGCTTCATCAGGAGGATGGCTAG
- the gmk gene encoding guanylate kinase: MSPAKISPIQIARRGLMLVISSPSGAGKSTIARTLLETDRQIGLSVSVTTRQRRPSEVEGVHYHFKSVREFERLRDSDALLEWAEVHGNFYGTPREPVEQAMSEGRDMLFDIDWQGAQQLQQKMQADVVSIFVLPPTMTELQSRLHRRAEDSEEVIQTRLANSRAEIAHWREYDYVIVNDDLNAALDAVQSIVKAERLRRDRRHGMFDFVRELLEETPIL; encoded by the coding sequence ATGAGCCCGGCGAAAATCTCGCCCATCCAGATCGCCCGTCGCGGTCTGATGCTGGTCATCTCGTCGCCCTCGGGCGCCGGTAAATCCACCATCGCGCGTACGCTTTTGGAAACGGACAGGCAGATCGGTCTTTCCGTCAGCGTCACGACACGCCAGCGCCGGCCGAGTGAAGTGGAAGGCGTTCACTATCATTTCAAGTCCGTGCGGGAATTCGAGCGGCTGCGCGATTCCGATGCTCTGCTGGAATGGGCCGAGGTTCACGGCAATTTCTACGGCACGCCCCGCGAGCCGGTTGAGCAGGCCATGTCCGAAGGCCGCGACATGCTCTTCGATATCGACTGGCAGGGCGCCCAGCAGTTGCAACAGAAGATGCAGGCCGATGTGGTCTCGATCTTCGTGCTGCCGCCGACCATGACCGAGCTCCAGTCCCGCCTGCACCGCCGTGCCGAGGATTCCGAGGAGGTCATCCAGACGCGCCTCGCAAATTCCCGTGCCGAAATCGCCCACTGGCGCGAATATGACTACGTCATCGTCAATGACGACCTGAACGCCGCCCTCGATGCCGTCCAGTCGATCGTCAAGGCAGAACGTCTGCGTCGCGACCGCCGCCACGGCATGTTCGATTTCGTCCGGGAATTGCTTGAGGAAACGCCAATACTCTAA
- a CDS encoding leucyl aminopeptidase, producing the protein MSAKFEISFSKSAKLSGGLAILLKASEADMAAGADIADPAGVIAKASKIARFSAKSLAALDLVAPEGAPVERIIVIGLGKASDLTVHDWLKAGGSAASRIKSTEKATIFIDSPGVEVSAKSAVDFALGMLMRAYSFDTYKTKKNDDEDKQAKSIKVTIVTADAAAAKKAFADAEAIAAGVNLARDLVNEPPNVLGPVEFAAKAKELEKLGIEVEILTEREMRRLGMGALLGVAQGSVRPPRLAVMQWKGGKSKDRPIAFIGKGVVFDTGGISIKPAANMEDMKGDMGGAAAVTGLMHTLAARKAPVNVVGIIGLVENMPDGNAQRPGDIVTSMSGQTIEIINTDAEGRLVLCDALWYCNDRFKPQFMINLATLTGAIMVALGNSHAGLFSNDDSLSAQLTAAGLVTNEKLWRMPLGKEYDKMIDSKFADMKNTGGRLAGSITAAHFLKRFVQDTPWAHIDIAGTAMGSVQDEINQSWGSGYGVRLLDELVRVNYETR; encoded by the coding sequence ATGTCTGCAAAATTCGAAATTTCATTCTCAAAATCGGCAAAGCTCAGCGGTGGTCTCGCAATCCTTCTGAAGGCTTCAGAGGCTGATATGGCGGCTGGAGCCGATATTGCCGATCCGGCGGGGGTGATCGCCAAGGCGTCGAAAATTGCACGCTTCTCTGCAAAGTCGTTGGCTGCTCTTGATCTCGTCGCGCCGGAAGGCGCGCCGGTCGAGCGGATCATCGTCATCGGCCTCGGCAAGGCCTCGGACCTCACCGTCCACGACTGGCTGAAGGCCGGCGGCAGCGCCGCTTCGCGGATCAAGAGCACCGAGAAAGCGACGATCTTCATCGATTCGCCGGGTGTGGAGGTCAGTGCCAAGTCTGCAGTGGATTTTGCCCTCGGCATGCTGATGCGCGCCTACAGCTTCGATACCTATAAGACGAAGAAAAATGACGATGAGGACAAGCAGGCGAAGTCGATCAAGGTGACGATCGTCACGGCGGACGCTGCTGCCGCCAAGAAGGCCTTTGCCGATGCGGAAGCGATTGCCGCCGGCGTCAACCTTGCTCGCGACCTCGTCAACGAACCGCCGAATGTTCTCGGCCCGGTCGAATTTGCCGCCAAGGCCAAGGAGTTGGAAAAGCTCGGCATCGAGGTGGAAATCCTCACCGAGCGCGAAATGCGCCGTCTCGGCATGGGTGCGCTGCTCGGCGTTGCTCAGGGTTCCGTGCGTCCGCCGCGCCTGGCGGTCATGCAGTGGAAGGGCGGCAAGAGCAAGGACCGGCCGATCGCCTTCATCGGCAAGGGCGTGGTCTTCGATACCGGCGGCATCTCGATCAAGCCGGCCGCCAATATGGAAGACATGAAGGGCGACATGGGCGGCGCGGCTGCCGTCACCGGCCTCATGCACACGCTTGCCGCCCGCAAGGCGCCGGTCAATGTCGTGGGCATCATCGGCCTTGTGGAAAACATGCCTGACGGCAATGCCCAGCGTCCGGGCGACATCGTCACCTCCATGTCCGGCCAGACGATCGAGATCATCAACACCGATGCCGAAGGCCGCCTCGTGCTCTGCGATGCGCTCTGGTATTGCAACGACCGCTTCAAGCCTCAGTTCATGATCAACCTTGCAACGCTGACAGGTGCCATCATGGTCGCGCTCGGCAACAGCCATGCGGGGCTCTTCTCGAACGATGATTCGCTATCGGCACAGCTGACCGCGGCCGGTCTCGTGACCAACGAGAAGCTGTGGCGCATGCCGCTCGGCAAGGAATATGACAAGATGATCGACAGCAAGTTCGCCGACATGAAGAATACCGGCGGCCGCCTTGCCGGCTCCATCACGGCTGCGCATTTCCTGAAGCGATTCGTCCAGGATACGCCCTGGGCGCATATCGATATTGCCGGCACGGCGATGGGCTCGGTGCAGGATGAGATCAACCAGTCCTGGGGCTCCGGCTACGGCGTGCGTCTGCTCGATGAACTGGTCCGTGTGAATTACGAAACACGATGA
- the pdxA gene encoding 4-hydroxythreonine-4-phosphate dehydrogenase PdxA yields MATPFSRPLALTQGDPAGVGPDIALVAWLRRRELGLPPFFLIGDPDVLTARARQLRLDVPLRSIGNAMESLGIFAEALPVMPIPAGIDVAAGEPHVATAKGTIASIETAVALVMQGEALAVVTNPIAKSVLYETGFKFPGHTEFLADLAMHATGQSVTPVMMLAGPKLRAIPVTIHIPLKDVPQALTLGLIVETCRIADKDLKQRFGIAAPRLAIAGLNPHAGEGGAIGKEDEAIIHPAVQILRDEGIDAIGPLPADTMFHDEARARYDVAVCMYHDQALIPAKALGFDDSVNVTLGLPFVRTSPDHGTAFGIAGKGLARETSLVAALKLGAQLGRTAESHR; encoded by the coding sequence ATGGCGACACCGTTTTCGCGACCGCTTGCGTTGACGCAGGGCGATCCGGCCGGCGTGGGGCCTGATATCGCCCTTGTGGCCTGGCTTCGCAGACGCGAGCTTGGGCTGCCGCCGTTCTTCCTGATTGGCGATCCCGACGTGCTTACGGCGCGGGCGCGACAGCTGAGGCTTGACGTTCCCCTGCGCAGCATCGGCAACGCAATGGAGAGCCTCGGTATATTTGCGGAAGCGCTGCCGGTCATGCCTATACCGGCCGGCATCGATGTTGCCGCTGGAGAGCCGCATGTCGCAACGGCAAAGGGCACGATCGCCTCGATCGAGACGGCCGTGGCGCTGGTGATGCAGGGCGAAGCGCTGGCGGTCGTTACCAATCCGATTGCCAAGTCGGTGCTCTACGAGACAGGCTTCAAGTTTCCTGGTCATACGGAATTCCTTGCCGATCTCGCCATGCATGCGACCGGCCAGTCGGTCACGCCCGTCATGATGCTCGCGGGGCCGAAACTGCGCGCCATTCCTGTCACCATCCATATTCCGCTCAAGGATGTGCCACAGGCCCTGACGCTCGGCCTGATCGTCGAGACATGCCGGATCGCAGACAAGGATCTGAAGCAGCGGTTCGGCATCGCGGCTCCGCGGCTCGCAATCGCAGGGCTCAATCCGCATGCCGGTGAAGGCGGTGCAATCGGCAAGGAGGATGAGGCCATCATCCATCCGGCGGTCCAAATCCTTCGTGACGAGGGTATCGATGCGATCGGCCCCCTCCCCGCCGATACGATGTTCCATGACGAAGCGCGGGCACGTTACGACGTCGCGGTCTGCATGTATCATGATCAGGCGCTGATCCCGGCCAAGGCGCTCGGCTTCGATGATTCGGTGAATGTAACGCTCGGCCTTCCTTTCGTTCGCACCTCCCCCGATCACGGCACCGCCTTCGGCATTGCCGGCAAGGGCCTTGCACGCGAGACGAGCCTCGTTGCGGCCCTCAAGCTCGGCGCTCAGCTTGGCCGTACTGCGGAAAGCCATCGTTGA
- a CDS encoding peptidylprolyl isomerase, with protein MIDAKKTVTTLIAGAAFMLAAFSTPVFAASEVKAVVNGTAITSGDVAKRQAFMRLQRQKPDAKAAEEQLVDETLKRQEIARVRMSVSQDDVNASFARFAASNKLSVEQMSQILDRAGVGVDHFKNFIAVQMSWPRIVNARYGSSARISNYDLVNRMMQNNKQKPVTTEYMLQQVIFVVPPAKRNAITAKRKSEAEASRSKYPGCDQAKTFAATMRDVSIRDLGRMLAPEIPADWKDLVAQAKGNTTATRVTDKGVEYLAICSQRQVSDDQAAEMVFRQEDLDKAKSDKSAAPENENSTKYLDELRKHAQIIYR; from the coding sequence ATGATTGACGCGAAGAAAACCGTAACCACGCTCATTGCAGGCGCAGCCTTCATGCTTGCTGCCTTCAGCACCCCTGTCTTCGCCGCAAGCGAAGTGAAAGCGGTGGTAAACGGTACTGCGATTACCAGCGGCGATGTCGCCAAGCGGCAGGCCTTCATGCGACTGCAGCGCCAGAAACCTGATGCCAAAGCCGCAGAAGAACAGCTTGTCGATGAGACGCTGAAGCGGCAGGAAATCGCTCGCGTGCGCATGTCCGTCTCGCAGGATGACGTCAATGCCTCATTCGCCCGTTTCGCCGCCAGCAACAAGCTTTCCGTCGAGCAGATGTCACAGATCCTCGACCGCGCCGGCGTGGGTGTCGATCATTTCAAGAATTTCATTGCCGTGCAGATGAGCTGGCCGCGCATCGTCAATGCGCGCTATGGCTCCAGCGCACGCATTTCGAACTACGATCTTGTCAACCGCATGATGCAGAACAACAAGCAGAAGCCGGTGACGACGGAATACATGCTGCAGCAGGTCATCTTCGTGGTTCCGCCAGCCAAGCGAAATGCGATTACGGCCAAGCGCAAGAGCGAGGCTGAGGCATCGCGCTCCAAATATCCTGGCTGCGATCAGGCGAAGACTTTCGCCGCCACGATGCGGGACGTCTCGATCCGCGATCTCGGCCGCATGCTGGCTCCGGAAATTCCCGCGGACTGGAAAGATCTCGTCGCACAGGCCAAGGGCAACACGACGGCAACGCGCGTGACCGACAAGGGCGTAGAATATCTGGCAATCTGCAGCCAGCGTCAGGTTTCGGACGATCAGGCAGCCGAAATGGTGTTCCGCCAGGAAGATCTCGACAAGGCCAAGTCGGACAAGTCCGCAGCGCCGGAAAACGAAAACAGCACCAAATATCTGGATGAACTGCGCAAGCACGCGCAGATCATCTATCGCTGA
- the lptF gene encoding LPS export ABC transporter permease LptF, which translates to MKLLETYILRRVGQMFLVALLPVLAIIWTTQVLQRINLVTDSGQSIGSFATLATLILPSIIPIVLPFALVIGITQTLTTMNNDSELTVIDAAGARRTILARPILLLAVLISVFSFFVDNVVEPRAKTVVRQMIAATYADLLSSVIEEKTFRKIDEGLYVQISQRLAGRMLKGLFVADERDPNNELIYYAREGAVDDIGTSLIMHDGEVHRKTPDGNVSVIKFDSYSFDLSDMTENNGQATLRASDRDLAFLLNPDPKDPDYIAKPGSYTAELHRRLTDWMLPFVFALFSLAIAGDARSHREARMHPMVGALGLAFILRWAAFYVANQIDKNTIYIPILYAIPIVTGLVSIIFLNMHKRLAMPLAVRNRTSRLWKRAQKRVLAVTGWTGGGAAR; encoded by the coding sequence ATGAAACTACTTGAGACATATATATTGCGGCGTGTCGGCCAGATGTTTCTCGTGGCCCTGCTGCCGGTGCTTGCGATCATCTGGACTACCCAGGTTTTGCAGCGCATCAACCTAGTGACCGACAGCGGCCAGTCGATCGGCTCCTTCGCCACGCTTGCGACGCTGATCCTGCCGTCGATCATTCCCATCGTGCTGCCTTTCGCTCTCGTCATCGGCATTACCCAGACGCTGACGACGATGAACAACGATTCGGAGCTGACCGTGATCGATGCCGCCGGCGCCCGCCGCACCATCCTGGCGCGGCCGATCCTGCTCCTTGCGGTCCTCATCAGCGTCTTCTCGTTCTTCGTCGACAATGTCGTCGAGCCGCGCGCGAAGACGGTCGTGCGGCAGATGATCGCCGCCACTTATGCCGATCTTCTTTCGTCGGTGATCGAGGAAAAGACCTTCCGCAAGATCGATGAAGGCCTCTATGTGCAGATCTCGCAGCGGCTCGCCGGCCGCATGCTGAAGGGCCTTTTCGTCGCCGACGAGCGCGATCCGAATAACGAGCTCATCTATTATGCGCGCGAAGGCGCCGTGGATGATATCGGCACGTCGCTGATCATGCATGACGGCGAAGTCCATCGCAAAACGCCCGATGGAAACGTCTCCGTCATCAAGTTCGATTCCTATTCCTTCGACCTTTCGGACATGACGGAAAATAACGGACAGGCGACGCTTCGCGCCAGCGACCGCGATCTCGCCTTCCTGCTCAATCCCGATCCGAAAGATCCTGACTATATCGCCAAGCCCGGCAGCTATACCGCCGAACTGCATCGCCGCCTGACCGACTGGATGCTTCCCTTCGTTTTTGCGCTTTTCTCGCTTGCCATAGCCGGGGATGCGCGATCGCATCGCGAGGCGCGCATGCATCCGATGGTTGGAGCGCTGGGCCTCGCATTCATACTGCGCTGGGCGGCGTTTTACGTTGCCAACCAGATCGACAAGAACACGATCTATATCCCGATCCTCTATGCGATCCCGATCGTGACCGGCCTGGTTTCGATTATTTTCCTGAACATGCATAAGCGGCTTGCCATGCCGCTCGCCGTCAGAAATCGCACCTCGAGACTCTGGAAGCGCGCGCAAAAGCGGGTACTTGCCGTGACGGGTTGGACCGGCGGAGGCGCTGCGCGATGA
- the rsmA gene encoding 16S rRNA (adenine(1518)-N(6)/adenine(1519)-N(6))-dimethyltransferase RsmA encodes MAALDGLPPLREIIQRHGLDARKALGQNFLLDLNLTQKVARTAGALDDATVFEVGPGPGGLTRAILALGAKKVIAVERDARCLPALVEIADHYPGRLEVIEGDALKIDFEAIAPEGPVKIIANLPYNVGTQLLVNWLLPKAWPPFWQSLTLMFQKEVGERIVASEDDDHYGRLGVLTGWRTHARMAFDIPPQAFTPPPKVISTVVHLTPNENPIPCSVANLEKVTQAAFGQRRKMLRQSLKPIGGESLLVKAGIDPARRAETLSVEEFCRLANSL; translated from the coding sequence ATGGCTGCACTCGACGGTCTGCCGCCGCTTCGCGAGATTATCCAGCGTCATGGGCTCGATGCGCGCAAAGCGCTCGGGCAGAACTTCCTTCTCGATCTCAACCTGACGCAGAAGGTTGCCCGCACAGCCGGTGCGCTGGATGATGCGACGGTCTTTGAAGTCGGCCCCGGCCCTGGCGGGTTGACGCGGGCGATCCTGGCGCTCGGAGCAAAGAAGGTCATCGCGGTCGAGCGCGATGCACGCTGCCTGCCGGCCTTGGTCGAAATCGCCGATCATTATCCAGGCCGGCTGGAGGTCATCGAGGGCGATGCGCTGAAGATCGATTTCGAGGCGATAGCGCCGGAAGGCCCTGTCAAGATCATCGCCAACCTGCCCTACAATGTCGGAACCCAGCTATTGGTGAACTGGCTGCTGCCGAAGGCATGGCCGCCCTTCTGGCAATCTCTGACGCTGATGTTCCAGAAGGAGGTCGGCGAGCGGATCGTCGCCTCGGAGGATGACGATCACTATGGCCGTCTCGGCGTGCTCACGGGATGGCGCACCCATGCCCGCATGGCATTCGATATTCCGCCACAGGCTTTCACGCCGCCGCCGAAAGTCATCTCGACGGTGGTCCACCTGACGCCGAACGAAAACCCAATCCCCTGCTCCGTCGCCAATCTGGAGAAGGTGACGCAGGCCGCTTTCGGCCAGCGCCGCAAGATGCTGCGCCAGAGCCTAAAGCCGATCGGCGGGGAAAGCCTGCTCGTCAAAGCCGGCATCGATCCAGCCAGGCGTGCAGAGACACTGTCGGTGGAGGAATTCTGCCGGCTGGCGAACAGCCTTTAG
- a CDS encoding phosphatase PAP2 family protein — MTVFSKNRWRGPAIRLPQTAFGVFVLLFWAWWLLLGLFRAFPEIDIYFSRLFFVQEACGASAPATQVCGSFPYRSEAILSLLRTLFFYVPYVVTAVMLWKLAECYQQHGATFNAPRARDLKVALGTLLIGPVLLVNVILKEHWGRPRPVQTDFFGGTLHFAEAGSLAGKCISNCSFISGEAASAGWLFCLLIFVPKSVRYALVAPVAAVSILTPAMRLSFGAHYLSDVVLAWLSSVVIFAALMALAESPQRQKNSEI, encoded by the coding sequence TTGACAGTTTTTTCGAAAAATCGATGGCGGGGTCCGGCAATTCGCCTGCCGCAAACGGCATTCGGCGTCTTTGTCCTGCTCTTCTGGGCGTGGTGGCTTCTGCTAGGCCTCTTTCGGGCCTTTCCCGAGATAGATATCTATTTTTCCCGGCTTTTTTTCGTCCAGGAGGCATGTGGCGCATCGGCACCCGCGACGCAGGTCTGCGGCTCCTTTCCCTATCGGAGCGAGGCAATCCTCAGCCTGCTGCGCACCCTCTTCTTTTACGTTCCCTATGTCGTCACCGCCGTAATGCTGTGGAAGCTAGCCGAATGCTATCAACAGCATGGCGCGACATTCAACGCCCCGCGCGCCCGCGATCTGAAGGTCGCGCTCGGCACGCTGCTCATCGGCCCCGTTCTTCTCGTCAATGTGATCCTCAAGGAGCATTGGGGCCGGCCGCGCCCGGTGCAAACGGATTTCTTCGGCGGTACGCTTCACTTTGCCGAAGCCGGTTCACTCGCCGGCAAATGCATCTCGAACTGTTCCTTCATATCAGGCGAAGCGGCGAGCGCGGGCTGGCTGTTCTGCTTGCTGATCTTCGTTCCGAAGTCGGTGCGCTATGCGCTTGTGGCACCCGTTGCCGCCGTTTCCATCCTGACGCCGGCGATGCGGCTTTCCTTCGGCGCACATTATTTATCCGATGTGGTGCTGGCGTGGCTCTCCTCGGTTGTCATATTCGCAGCGCTGATGGCACTCGCTGAGTCGCCACAGCGACAAAAAAATTCTGAAATTTGA
- a CDS encoding LPS-assembly protein LptD, with product MAVGDRKVFSKQLVALLLGAALCSYFENAPLAYGQENSTGMPAIGQNISPDAKLMLSANELVYNRDQELVSVIGGVQINYGGYRLVAQKVDYNQKTGRMMATGNIEMVTPDGNRIYADHLDVTDNFADGFMNALRIETSDNTRLVAETGQRVGGTQMILNKGVYTACLPCAEKPERAPFWQVKAQRVIQDNQKHTIRLEHARFQLLGRSIAYVPWITVPDNTVKRKSGFLFPTMSVSQNIGYGLHVPYYYVISPSSDFTVTGTGYTSQGFMLEGEYRRRFENGTVTMHIAGIDQMNPGNFSAGTSDAEAKQRGMVASTGSFRINPRWTFGWDVMVQSDNNFSRTYKIDGYDNTPHANTVYLTGLGKRNYFDLRSFYFDVQDADPNNTAEKQQAIVYPTLDYHYVAPQPLAGGELSADVNLTNISRTHDDFYNVAGFDRFRGLEGQTTRLSTELQWKRTFVTPTGLVITPLLAARGDAFALNMDSPVDANGIPYAGNYDEDNAAARGMVTAGLEMRYPILFTTSNSTHVLEPIAQIYARPDEPLAGRLPNEDAQSFVFDATNLFDRDRFSGYDRIEGGTRANVGFQYTGTFDSGYKLHGIFGQSYQLAGQNSFATDDLVNVGADSGLETDRSDYVGLGGIEMPFGLSVAASYRLDEKDFSFNRGDLTTAYQNDTFSGQLTYTHVSAQPAYGFAEDQDEIQASSSVKFKDYWSIFGGIAWDLNNDVVVRRSLGISYQDECTIFTIAYVDRRDTTDQTASDWTIAARLTFRTLGDIRLGTGDAANSL from the coding sequence GTGGCGGTAGGCGACCGCAAGGTGTTTAGTAAACAGTTGGTTGCCCTGCTCTTAGGCGCGGCTCTGTGTTCCTATTTCGAAAATGCTCCGCTGGCCTACGGCCAGGAGAACAGTACAGGCATGCCTGCAATCGGCCAGAATATCTCGCCGGATGCGAAGCTGATGCTGTCTGCGAACGAGCTTGTCTATAATAGGGACCAGGAGCTCGTCTCTGTGATCGGCGGCGTGCAGATCAACTACGGCGGCTACAGGCTGGTTGCCCAGAAGGTCGACTATAACCAGAAGACCGGCCGCATGATGGCGACCGGCAACATCGAGATGGTGACGCCCGACGGCAACCGAATCTATGCCGACCACCTCGATGTGACCGACAATTTCGCAGACGGCTTCATGAATGCGCTGCGAATTGAAACAAGCGACAATACCCGCCTCGTTGCCGAAACCGGCCAGCGCGTCGGCGGCACGCAGATGATTCTCAATAAAGGTGTCTACACGGCCTGCTTGCCCTGTGCCGAAAAGCCCGAACGCGCGCCCTTCTGGCAGGTCAAGGCGCAGCGTGTCATTCAGGACAACCAGAAGCACACGATCCGGCTCGAGCACGCCCGCTTTCAGCTGCTTGGCCGTTCGATCGCCTACGTTCCGTGGATCACGGTCCCCGATAATACCGTGAAGCGCAAGTCGGGCTTCCTGTTCCCGACGATGAGCGTTTCGCAGAATATCGGCTACGGTCTGCACGTTCCCTATTATTACGTTATCTCCCCGAGTTCGGATTTCACCGTCACGGGCACCGGCTATACCTCGCAGGGCTTCATGCTCGAGGGTGAATATCGCCGCCGCTTCGAAAACGGCACGGTGACGATGCATATTGCCGGCATCGATCAGATGAACCCCGGTAATTTCAGCGCCGGTACAAGCGATGCCGAAGCCAAACAGCGCGGCATGGTCGCGTCGACAGGGAGCTTCAGGATCAATCCCCGCTGGACCTTCGGCTGGGATGTGATGGTGCAGAGCGACAACAACTTCTCGCGCACCTACAAGATCGATGGTTACGACAACACGCCGCACGCCAATACCGTCTATCTGACGGGTCTCGGCAAGCGGAATTACTTCGACCTGCGCTCTTTCTATTTCGACGTTCAGGACGCCGACCCCAACAACACCGCGGAAAAGCAGCAGGCGATCGTCTATCCGACGCTTGACTATCACTATGTTGCGCCGCAGCCACTCGCAGGCGGTGAGCTTTCGGCAGATGTCAATCTCACCAATATTTCGCGCACCCACGACGATTTTTATAATGTCGCAGGTTTCGACCGCTTCCGTGGCCTGGAGGGTCAGACCACCCGCTTGAGCACGGAACTGCAATGGAAGCGCACCTTCGTGACGCCGACGGGGCTTGTGATCACACCGTTGCTCGCGGCACGCGGCGATGCTTTCGCGCTCAACATGGACAGTCCGGTCGATGCCAACGGCATTCCCTATGCCGGCAACTACGACGAGGATAACGCGGCAGCGCGCGGAATGGTGACGGCCGGGCTGGAAATGCGCTACCCGATCCTGTTCACGACCAGCAACAGCACGCATGTTCTGGAGCCGATTGCCCAGATCTATGCACGGCCGGATGAACCACTCGCCGGCCGGCTGCCGAATGAAGATGCGCAGAGCTTCGTCTTCGATGCGACCAACCTTTTCGATCGTGACAGATTCTCCGGTTACGACCGCATCGAGGGCGGCACGCGCGCAAACGTCGGCTTCCAGTATACGGGCACCTTCGACAGCGGCTACAAGCTGCACGGCATCTTCGGACAGTCCTACCAGCTCGCCGGTCAGAATTCGTTTGCGACCGACGACCTCGTGAATGTCGGCGCCGATTCCGGCCTTGAGACCGACCGTTCCGACTATGTTGGCCTCGGCGGCATCGAAATGCCTTTCGGCCTCTCCGTGGCAGCATCCTACCGGCTGGACGAAAAGGATTTCTCCTTCAATCGCGGCGACCTGACAACGGCCTATCAGAACGATACTTTCTCGGGCCAGCTCACCTATACGCACGTGAGCGCCCAGCCGGCATACGGCTTTGCTGAAGACCAAGACGAGATTCAGGCGAGCAGCAGCGTCAAGTTCAAGGACTATTGGTCGATCTTCGGTGGTATCGCCTGGGATCTGAACAATGACGTCGTTGTCAGGCGTTCGCTCGGCATTTCCTATCAGGACGAGTGCACCATCTTCACCATCGCCTATGTGGATAGGCGGGATACGACGGATCAAACGGCAAGCGACTGGACGATCGCCGCCCGTCTGACCTTCCGCACGCTCGGCGATATCCGGTTGGGCACGGGTGACGCTGCAAATAGCCTCTGA